The Rissa tridactyla isolate bRisTri1 chromosome 1, bRisTri1.patW.cur.20221130, whole genome shotgun sequence DNA segment ATAAGCGTCATCTCTGCCgaggcgagatggagctgagttgaatgacaactccctgcatttcaccttttatgttctgaaaccggtttagccaggtgctcccattcagcATCCTCAATGATGGCATCTCCAGTGCAACTTTCATAAGTGAACTAAAGCACCATATAGTCTATTTAATACCATTTTCATTCAGATGTGATAacagtctttatttaaaaagctatGCTTGCTCTCAAGAGCATTGAACTGACTGTGCCTTTCCAATGGAATTTTACACTTTTACCCATTACTGGATAATGGGATGGAAGCTTTTTCAAACATTATTAGAGATGACTGAAATGGATACGAACACAAAAGGGAAGTTGATACTCTCTTTTCTCTGGTAGCCAGTATTGCTGTTGAACAGTTTTTTTGACTGAGATGAGAACCGAAGGTGTAGGACAAGTTTTTGTCATCCTTCAAAGCTCTTTTGCAGACACTGAGCGCTTGTAATTCCCACAGGATTAAACTGGAAATTTGGAATAACCATTTTGTTTACATTCGCTTTAAAGGTTATTTGACCTTCTGCTTGTATAAACTGCAAACCTTGAGTATGGACACTTAAAAGCTATCTctattttctgcctctctctaaAATTAAACAGCTGAGATAAAACCACAACATTGTTCTTCTGCATCATCTTGGTAATTGCAGGTTGCTAGAGTATTGTATTTCTAGCACCTAGTAATCTCACTGGTGTAGCTGGCTTTCAAACAGAAGTTACTTTAGCTCACTGCATCATGTTTGGGTCATACCATTTGTGACTGGAGGGAAGGTAGTAGTATGTAGTTCCCTGAAGTATTGTTCAATTTAACAGTAAACATTTCAAGGAGGAAGGTGGATGTTCCAgcttttgaaagattttaaacACTATATGGTATACAATGAGGATGAAATATAGCCTTTACGTGGTCTTCGTATTCCAGATTTgtctttttaatgaaagctaTGCACTTAAGTGTTTTCCTGATTAGTTTAGTCTGATTATAGAGCAATTAACCAcagaatgtttatttaaaaaaaaatgatacagATGAGAGTTGATATACCTTAACATCTTTATTTTATGCAACTTTAAATTTCACAGATAGCTGAAGGGTTGTGGCTTAAAGCTCTCAACAACACGCTTCTTTCCTCATAGTTAACTTGTATTTGTGTGTGTCTCAAAAACAAGCAAACTAGCGTCACACTTAGAACTGCTCCACAGTGAGAGGAAGGCCCTTAGATGACTGAAAGGCGCAGGGGTAGTTATGAAAAGAAGAGACCTCTATCAAGAACAAGTCAGCGTACCTTTATTTATTGCCTCTCTTCTTACTTGTGCTGCTTCTGGTTACAACAGGTGAATGCCTAATGGCTGTTGTGGTCTTGGCTTTCAGTGTGCTCTTCAGGTACTTAAAGATGGCGTGTAAGCAGCAGGAGGGTGCTAAACCATACTTTTCCGTTCCAGCAGAGACAACAGGACAATTCACTTTCATGAGAGAACCTACAGCTTTATCTAGAGGCTTATTGTTTGACACCCATTCACGGCAGTATTTCTGTATCCATTTTTGTATTTCTGGATCACTTCTCGCCTGGTGCTGTGTGTTGTGCACGGAGTCAATGAATGCCACGGAGTACACTTTATTCATTACCTCACATTTTCTCTGCACCAGCAGATCAACAAAAACCAAGCCACCGTAGCCATGGGCAATGAAGGCCACATTCTTGGCTGTGCTCTTTGAAATGAAATGATCCCATACATACAAGGTATGTTCCTCAGGGCTGCTACTGCCCCTTTTGGGGATCCACCAGACAGACTGCATAGAAGACGGTGATTCTTCCCCAGTAGAAAAATTTAGCCTCTCCTTTTCAGTCTTCAGATCAACAAAGTTGTCGTTGGGATTCAGTACAATCACTCCCCCGTGGCTTTCAAGGGCCATTTTGATGAATGGTATTTGTGTTCCATGCTCCAGACCCTCACTGACAATCGTCCTTTGTCCCCACTGTCCAGCACGGAAAACTCCATGGTCTTGAAGAAGGACAATTAGGCTAGAGGAACTTGTTAGTGCATTCTCACtcatgaaaaagaaacttcttgGTTCATCCTCTGCAGCATCAGTAGGAATATAAACTTTCTGCAGCATGCAGGCTCTTTCCAGGAGCTCATAAACATACTGAGTAATCAAATGTCCCAAAACTTGATAGCGTTTATGATTCTGCTCATGTGAATTCTTGTAATAATTGAAAACAAAGGACTCGCCTGTATCCAGATGCCTCAGTTCCCCTTTTATATTGAAGTCGTACTTCAGTTCCTCTTGATACTCTGAGCCCTCTATCAGTTTCCTCAAGCTTAGTTCATGCTGTATTTGTAACGACTACAAATTAAGAAGACAATGTCAATGTAGTGATAGACATCCATACAACACCTACATGAAGAAAACCTATTGTATTAGAATTCACATTTAAAAGTGGTTACAAACAAAATACTTGTTGATACAGACTGTCTCCTGGGGGTCTGTAGTAAACCAGCTGGTTGTAAAGCCTCTCACAGATTTTGGTTGCCAAATTCTAACAGCAGTACCTTAGTACTAATCTCTCCAGTTGTTCATTCATCCTTGCAAGCACTTGCTACATGGAAGTTGTGGAATAGACGACAGAATAAGCTAGCCACTGTGATCTAGgaacaggaggaaagaaagtCCACACAGCAAGCTTTCATGAGATTAGGCTGAGGTCTCTAGTTTCAGCTAAGATCATTTTTCAACTGATATGACTGATCGATCAACTGGTAAGAGTTATACCAGGAAGTAGTTTCCATgcaactgaaaaattaagcttATCATAACCTTATATTTTCCTAATAACTCTTCAATCCACTGCTGACTGCCCCTGGCTGTAGAATGGTAAACATAGGGTAAGCTTTGGCGTGGTTAGAATCTGACTTTTACAGGATTTTTGTCCTAATAGCAGAGGTTTGCAAGCTTTAAATTCCCACAattatcagtattttttaaattaatttatcatcttaaacagtaattttgttttggcAAATGGTTTATATGAAGTTATATTTGGCAAATACATTGGTACAAGCTACCGTATACCTTTAAGTTTTTCTTGCTGAACTAACAGAGGTTTTTCAAACACAGTAAATCACATTCCAACTATATATTAAAACTCACTATACCATCTGATAAAGGTGATTATTAGGACAGAAAGTGATCATGTAAGCGTAACTCTTTTATCAAATGCAAGTTGCCTTGAGTAAGCTGCTTAGcatattgaaaattatttcttacacttccaaactaaaaaaaaaataatattctttgctTTTCAACAGAGTGACATCATACACGTTTTCCTTTTGAGCAATCTCCACTGGGTCCGAGATGTTAAGTCATCTCTTCAGGgtcatttctgtcttctgcttaaTAGAGAGTAGGCTAGAAAATGCTACCATCTCCTTTTTTATCTCACATAATAAGtacacataggaaaaaaaatattagattcTATGATATATAAGCCATTTATTGTCTTGCCCGTTTCTTGGAATGGAGACAGCACGAAGTTGCAAGTAAGCACGTTCATCTATGATTTTCATTCTGCAGGAAGCATGAAGGACACAAAGGAGATGGGCGGACAGTCTGTTTGCTATACTACTGAAATACAGGCAATTCACACAAAAGAGGTCATATTTAGCAGGGAGGAAGATACCCATATTCATGCTGTTTTCCCCATGCAATGAAGCGAGAGAAAAATGGACATGATTTAAAGAAAGATGTCTGTGGAGAAATGCAGAGCACAGAGGAAGCATTCCACGACAACTAGGAATAGATAAATGCAGTTTCCTCAGAGTGCCACAACGTCCAACACTTGTCTCTGTCCCTTTCTCTCCTCACCCCTAAAAGGCTGGAGACCGTAGTTTCTCAACATACCATGAACAGGAATTACTATGCTCTTACCTCAGCTACTAGGACCAACATTGTTTTTTCCgttccaaagcaaaacaaggataCATGATTCCAAATTAACCCTTGTGTATATAATATTGAACGTCTACTTAACTATCTGCCTAACAAAGCATTGTGAAAGGCTTCTGAAGATTTCAGGaagcagaaacaagaaaatacagttttacatcAAGCATAGGTATGACTTCCTAAAGTTTCCTTCAAGGTGTGAACTGAAAAGTTTTGAAGCAATTTATAGTAGGTTATCACTTAAGAGTTCACCTGACTAGCACCTTAGAATCATATTAGACTTATTAGTCCAGAGAACTGATTTTATTGTAATAACACCATTTATAgaattaaaaagcagcagttaTAGATTGTTCTAGATATAGCTGCATAATGCATTtacttattttctgtaaatatacaTTCTAAATCAGTGTTGACTACTGCTTGTGCTTCATTGACTATGTGTAAATGCAATATTCAAGGATGTTTATTCCAGCAGCCTTTACAATTGcagtttcaattttaaaaattactgttggggaaaaaaaaattaacctctttcccttcctcccacttTTCTGTTTGGATAGTAAGATTCTTCAGCTATACATTCAACTAGTGATTGTTACAGCAGGCAGCGTATTTGAAACACTAGTGCAGTATAAGTATTACTTTTCATgacattttgtgtttaaaaaaagtttcctctGTTCTAGTAAAGCCCGACAGTACCATATGCTCTCCTGTAGAATCTGTCATCATcatagatggaaatatttttctctctgggACTGTAGACAATTTCtgtgttaaacaaaacaaatccatcTTAGTTTGTATTTCATTACATTATATACTATATTCTCAGATGTATCTATAAAATGTATCAGTTGCTGATGGTTAAGGCCATCTAAGTGTTTCTGATAGTTGCAAGCTGATATCTCACATTTGTAATTTATACCTGACCATGAGTTACAGCTAAACCTCTTGGGTATGAAACCAAAAAGGTTTCAAAAGTAGTTTTACCCAGCTTCTCATTACTTGATGCAAAAGCACTACCAAGAGGACGAAACAGAAAGCTATACACAAAACTTACAATTCTGAAGCtaccctgaaaaacaaacaaacaaaccaaaaaacccccccaccccccccaaaaacaaacctaaacacaaaaaccaacaaaccagccTCAGTCTCCACTTGGCTGCGGGAGGGTTTCCAAGGCCGCTGGCTGGAAACCTCTGCAAACAGGGAGGGGGTGGTTATAGGGGCAGCCGAGCCGCCCTGAAATGAAGGCTAATGAGGAAAACGTGATTGGCAAGGTGCAATCTGAACCTGATTCAGCTGGGTTGCctattacttatttaaaaaatactgaggTTTTCTCGATTCCTTCCACAAATTGTAGCATTTCTCCCGTTAAGTGTTTGCTAGCCTGAGCTTCATTTAACTATGATTTATTGCCTTGGCAGAACTATTAAACGTTGTTACTACTCGTCAGTTTGACAGGATGCAGAAAAACGTGTGTAATACCACACCCGCGGCGCTAATTTGCCCCGCTCCATTTgcatttccaccccccccccccccccccgcccctgccgtTCATTATCAGGTTAAACCCCTCGAAGTTAACAGCCAGGGCGGCCAGGCCCATCTGCGAAGGAGAGGCGGGCAGGAGGGGCCGCGCCCGGGCCCTGGCCCCCCGATTCGTAGGGCCGATATTCGGTCAGGGAAGTGCGCGGCGGGGTACACGGCGAGGGGTGCTGACGAGAGGGCGCGCAACGCCTCAGGGCTGGCAGAGGGCGGGGAGACGGTTACTGCCGTTACGGGGCGGGGCGGCCTTCCCGGGCCTGGCGGAGGCGGTGCTCAGCCCGGAAGTACTGGGGAAAGCTgcgcaggcggcggcggggcctggaTAAACAACAACGGTGGGGGAGCTGTGTCGGTGAGTGCTGGAGGGTATTGCCGGTATCGTTCGCTCCTCGCCCATTACCCGCCCAAGCTGGGGACGGGGGGGTGTGTGATACGagctggcagtgccccgctgGGCCCTGCGGCGCCGGTGTCCCCGCTGGCCGGTGCCGGGCCGTCCGCGCGTGACGGGGTATCTATGGCGAGGGAAGCCGGTAGGGGAGGGCGGGTGAGCGGCCCGACACTGGGGACGGAAAGGAAGGGTCGTGGCGGCAGCGTTGCAGCTCCGTCGTGAAGAGGCTAAGGAGAGAGCGGGGAAAGGCGGGATGGCCGACCCTCGTCGCTTACCTCCTGTCCGTGAGAAGCCCCTTCTCTTCCCCGCGAAAGAAGCCGGTGGCTGGGTTCGGAGCCGGGGGTGCGGGGCGAC contains these protein-coding regions:
- the LOC128901972 gene encoding putative protein FAM172B, coding for MMMTDSTGEHMSLQIQHELSLRKLIEGSEYQEELKYDFNIKGELRHLDTGESFVFNYYKNSHEQNHKRYQVLGHLITQYVYELLERACMLQKVYIPTDAAEDEPRSFFFMSENALTSSSSLIVLLQDHGVFRAGQWGQRTIVSEGLEHGTQIPFIKMALESHGGVIVLNPNDNFVDLKTEKERLNFSTGEESPSSMQSVWWIPKRGSSSPEEHTLYVWDHFISKSTAKNVAFIAHGYGGLVFVDLLVQRKCEVMNKVYSVAFIDSVHNTQHQARSDPEIQKWIQKYCREWVSNNKPLDKAVGSLMKVNCPVVSAGTEKYGLAPSCCLHAIFKYLKSTLKAKTTTAIRHSPVVTRSSTSKKRGNK